Proteins found in one uncultured Desulfuromonas sp. genomic segment:
- a CDS encoding chemotaxis protein CheD, whose product MMRPDLLDFSRVYLKPGELYVTDTPKVLETVLGSCVAVALHSPSTGHAAMCHAILPTGAKGELRFVDAAVHHMIDTLRQRGVQPSRLVAKLFGGADMFFSVRNATPARFAVGQDNMQRARQVLEQHRIEVRSHDTGGLFGRKVVFFTDTGQVYVKRLKRQSEELKIVLPYFDEVTNG is encoded by the coding sequence ATGATGCGCCCAGATCTGCTGGATTTTTCACGGGTCTATCTCAAGCCCGGGGAACTTTATGTGACGGATACTCCCAAGGTGCTTGAAACCGTGTTGGGTTCTTGTGTTGCGGTCGCGTTGCATTCACCATCGACCGGTCATGCCGCCATGTGCCATGCCATATTGCCGACGGGAGCCAAGGGTGAGTTGCGTTTTGTTGATGCGGCTGTTCATCACATGATTGATACTCTCAGGCAACGCGGCGTACAGCCCTCACGGCTGGTGGCCAAGCTGTTTGGCGGGGCTGATATGTTTTTTTCTGTACGTAATGCCACACCGGCACGGTTTGCCGTAGGGCAAGACAATATGCAGCGGGCGCGACAGGTTCTGGAGCAGCATCGTATTGAAGTGCGTAGTCACGATACGGGCGGTTTGTTCGGACGCAAGGTGGTGTTTTTTACCGATACCGGTCAGGTGTATGTCAAGCGTCTGAAACGTCAGAGTGAAGAGCTGAAAATTGTCCTACCGTATTTTGATGAGGTGACAAATGGCTAA
- a CDS encoding protein-glutamate O-methyltransferase: MVLTQKDFDRLSRYIYQELGITLSEKKKTMLTGRLSKRIRALKLSSITDYCDFLFSDEGQSLEQVHLFDVITTNKTDFFREANHFDYLIKTILPAWQKDLCQRRSIKIWSAGCSTGEEPYTMAMVLNDYAQHHPGFDFEIIATDISTRVLDHARTAVYHKERIAPVAEPLRKRYLLKHKDRSNELVRISPGLRKKVRFGRLNFMDSTFQLPNKVDVIFCRNVIIYFDKTTQEKLVGKFCHHLKEGGYLFLGHSESLHGFSVPLHQVAPTVYRLI, from the coding sequence ATGGTTCTGACGCAAAAGGACTTTGATCGCCTGAGTCGTTATATTTATCAAGAACTTGGGATCACTTTATCGGAAAAAAAGAAGACGATGCTCACAGGCCGTTTGTCAAAACGGATCAGGGCTTTGAAGCTGTCCAGTATTACAGATTACTGTGATTTTCTTTTTAGTGACGAGGGACAATCTCTCGAGCAGGTCCATCTCTTTGATGTTATTACCACAAACAAGACCGACTTTTTCCGCGAAGCCAACCATTTTGATTACTTGATTAAAACGATCCTGCCTGCATGGCAAAAAGATCTTTGCCAGCGTCGCTCAATTAAAATTTGGAGTGCCGGTTGCTCCACTGGCGAGGAGCCCTATACCATGGCCATGGTTCTCAATGATTATGCCCAGCATCATCCGGGGTTTGATTTTGAAATTATTGCCACGGACATTTCAACACGGGTACTCGATCACGCCAGGACGGCTGTCTATCACAAAGAACGCATTGCTCCAGTAGCCGAGCCATTACGCAAACGATACCTGCTGAAACATAAGGATCGCAGCAACGAGCTGGTGCGAATTTCACCGGGTCTGCGGAAAAAAGTGCGCTTTGGCCGTCTCAATTTTATGGACAGTACGTTTCAATTACCGAATAAAGTAGATGTGATCTTTTGCCGAAATGTTATTATTTATTTCGACAAAACGACTCAGGAAAAACTAGTTGGAAAATTCTGTCACCATTTAAAGGAAGGCGGGTATCTGTTTTTGGGCCATTCGGAGTCTTTGCACGGTTTCTCTGTACCGTTGCATCAGGTGGCGCCGACAGTCTACCGCCTCATCTAG
- a CDS encoding methyl-accepting chemotaxis protein, whose translation MLTNMTLAKKLILGFAVVLVLLMAVGGIGYNALNTAADGFGNYRELARETNLSGRVQANMLMVRMNVKDFLVTGSEEDQQQYQDYLQKTTEFVDQAHKIVNDPKRAEMLNAATKDLDKYAAAFDKVVTLMNQRDDLVNNGVNITGPVVEKALTQILESARADGDTEAAYYTSQALRSVLLARLYVMKFLESNSLAAVDQADQEFSALDKYYSLLDESLKNQQRRALLGEARQNSEKYAGLFKKITTTIFERNGYIKNSLDVLGPKIASEFEDIKLDVKQIQDKLGPQVQASNDKAVQLITILVAAAVLLGVVIALLLIRGVLRQLGCDPAIIENIMGGLAEGDLTQRLDVTEKNRNSVYGSVAMMVEKLKDVVENVKGASTNVASGSQELSASSEEMSQGATEQAAAAEEASSSMEQMAANIKQNADNAMQTEKIAIKSSQDAQSGGQAVQETVKAMKDIAEKISIIEEIARQTNLLALNAAIEAARAGEHGKGFAVVASEVRKLAERSQGAAAEISDLSSSSVEVAETAGEMLSKMVPDIQRTAELVQEIAAASKEQDTGADQVNKAIQQLDQVIQQNAAAAEEMASTSEELNAQADQLQETISFFKSDSTGKKVSVAKPIVAPKAGPSVKKTAPVSKGSDSGLMLDMGAGKDSLDKDFEEY comes from the coding sequence ATGTTAACCAACATGACACTGGCGAAAAAACTGATTTTGGGTTTTGCCGTTGTACTGGTGCTGCTCATGGCTGTTGGCGGTATTGGATACAACGCGTTGAACACGGCTGCAGATGGTTTTGGCAATTATCGTGAACTGGCCAGAGAAACGAACCTGTCCGGACGCGTGCAGGCCAACATGCTCATGGTGCGCATGAATGTCAAAGATTTTCTCGTTACCGGCAGTGAAGAAGACCAGCAGCAATATCAGGACTATCTGCAAAAAACGACGGAGTTTGTCGATCAGGCTCATAAGATCGTTAATGATCCAAAGCGTGCTGAAATGCTGAATGCAGCGACGAAAGATTTGGATAAATATGCGGCGGCTTTTGACAAAGTCGTGACTTTGATGAATCAGCGCGATGACCTTGTGAACAATGGCGTGAATATCACCGGACCAGTGGTGGAAAAAGCGTTGACCCAAATTCTCGAGAGCGCGCGGGCCGATGGTGATACGGAAGCGGCTTATTACACTAGCCAAGCCCTGCGCAGTGTTCTGTTGGCTCGCTTGTATGTCATGAAATTTCTGGAATCCAATTCCCTGGCAGCGGTTGACCAAGCTGATCAGGAGTTTTCTGCACTGGACAAGTACTATAGCCTTCTTGACGAAAGTCTGAAGAATCAACAGCGTCGCGCATTGTTGGGTGAAGCCAGGCAAAACAGTGAAAAATATGCTGGACTATTTAAAAAAATTACAACGACAATTTTCGAGCGCAACGGGTACATCAAGAATAGTCTTGATGTGCTTGGTCCGAAGATCGCTTCCGAATTTGAAGATATTAAGCTCGATGTTAAACAGATTCAGGATAAACTTGGGCCGCAGGTTCAGGCGTCAAATGATAAGGCGGTTCAACTGATCACGATCCTGGTTGCTGCGGCAGTCCTGCTAGGTGTTGTCATCGCCCTGCTGCTTATCCGCGGCGTCCTGCGTCAGCTGGGTTGTGATCCGGCAATTATCGAGAATATCATGGGGGGGCTTGCCGAAGGCGATCTGACCCAACGTCTGGATGTTACGGAGAAAAATCGCAACAGCGTCTATGGTTCAGTTGCCATGATGGTGGAAAAACTCAAAGACGTGGTCGAAAATGTGAAAGGTGCCTCGACAAATGTCGCTTCCGGCAGTCAGGAGCTGTCGGCCAGCTCCGAAGAGATGAGCCAAGGGGCGACCGAGCAGGCCGCCGCCGCCGAAGAAGCGTCTTCCTCCATGGAACAGATGGCCGCCAACATCAAGCAGAATGCGGATAATGCTATGCAGACTGAGAAAATCGCCATCAAATCCTCTCAGGATGCCCAGAGTGGTGGTCAGGCTGTCCAGGAGACCGTCAAGGCGATGAAAGATATTGCCGAGAAAATTTCTATTATTGAGGAGATTGCTCGCCAGACCAATCTGCTGGCACTCAATGCGGCTATCGAAGCTGCACGAGCCGGAGAACATGGTAAAGGCTTTGCCGTGGTTGCATCCGAAGTGCGTAAGCTGGCTGAGCGCAGTCAAGGCGCTGCCGCTGAAATCAGTGACCTCTCCTCCAGCAGTGTTGAAGTGGCGGAAACGGCCGGAGAAATGCTGAGCAAGATGGTTCCCGACATTCAGCGCACCGCTGAACTGGTGCAGGAGATTGCCGCTGCCAGTAAAGAGCAGGATACCGGTGCTGATCAGGTCAACAAGGCGATTCAGCAGCTTGACCAGGTGATTCAGCAAAATGCCGCTGCCGCTGAAGAGATGGCATCAACTTCTGAAGAGCTCAATGCTCAGGCAGATCAACTCCAAGAGACGATCTCTTTCTTTAAGTCAGATTCTACCGGGAAAAAGGTTTCCGTTGCTAAGCCCATTGTTGCTCCCAAGGCAGGTCCTTCTGTGAAAAAAACAGCACCGGTTTCCAAGGGCAGTGACAGTGGCCTGATGCTTGATATGGGTGCAGGAAAGGATTCGTTAGATAAAGATTTCGAAGAATATTAA
- a CDS encoding chemotaxis protein CheW: protein MAVEDLEQMNQYLTFKLDDEVFALEIGKVREVLDFTDVTKVPQTPNFMRGVINLRGSVVPVVDMRVKFSMSEAEATVNTCIIIAEVAMGGEPSVLGALVDSVQEVLELDPDQIEPPPRIGTKLDTEFIRGMGKHNDEFLIILDIDRVFSTDEISLIQQNSDVTEA from the coding sequence ATGGCCGTAGAAGATTTGGAGCAGATGAACCAATATCTGACCTTCAAGCTCGATGACGAAGTATTTGCTCTCGAAATCGGCAAAGTGCGCGAAGTGCTCGACTTTACCGACGTCACCAAAGTGCCGCAGACGCCCAACTTCATGCGCGGCGTGATCAACTTGCGCGGCAGCGTCGTACCCGTTGTCGACATGCGGGTTAAATTCAGCATGAGCGAAGCCGAAGCCACCGTCAACACCTGCATCATCATCGCCGAAGTGGCCATGGGCGGTGAACCCAGTGTGCTCGGCGCGCTGGTCGACTCGGTACAGGAGGTCTTGGAGCTCGATCCCGACCAGATCGAACCACCGCCACGCATCGGCACCAAGCTTGATACGGAGTTTATCCGTGGCATGGGCAAGCACAACGATGAATTCCTCATCATTCTCGATATCGATCGGGTGTTCTCGACCGATGAAATTTCGCTGATTCAGCAAAACAGTGATGTCACTGAAGCGTGA
- a CDS encoding chemotaxis protein CheA yields the protein MQDAPQNAFKEEAYELLSELEDSLLELEEQPDDHETISKVFRAMHTIKGSGAMFGFTTISSFTHEVETVFDLVRNGELPVTKQLVDLSLKARDHILALLDCDAEEQGQYATQGAKLVAQFQALARGGSAPLSPTPPPTTATAGNADKKDEPTTYRIRFRPSLDIMHNGTSIAQLLDELAELGDSRTIAHKADIVDLENLNPENCYACWDIILTSVCGEDAIRDVFIFVEDDCELTIKRIDLGSDDDDMEKKRLGDILVERGEISQAEIDDVLAHNKRIGDLLVEAKLVSRDQVDSALLEQQEVRKLKEKKKEKTQTASSLRVPADKLDDLVNLVGEMVTVQSRLSQVANQRHDADLLSIAEEVERLTEDLRDSTLNIRMLPIGSTFSKFKRLVRDISADLGKEVELKTTGADTELDKTVIEQLGDPLVHIIRNSMDHGIEMPDDRVAAGKSRTGQVHLSAEHSGDSVIINISDDGKGMDPEVIRQKAISKGVIGADEQLSHTDLLNLIFAPGFSTAQKVTDLSGRGVGMDVVKRAIESLRGSITLDSQKGQGSTVSLRIPLTLAIIESLLVQIGDGRYVLPLSAVEECIELTAKDIQDAHGRNLAKVRGHLVPYVPLREEFAIDGKRPAVQQIVITQINAQQLGFVVDNVIGEHQTVIKSLGPMYRDVQCVSGATILGDGSVALILDIVYLMQKASEDGRVSHL from the coding sequence ATGCAGGATGCCCCACAAAACGCCTTTAAAGAAGAAGCCTACGAACTGCTCAGTGAGCTCGAAGACTCGCTATTAGAACTCGAAGAGCAGCCCGACGACCACGAGACCATCAGCAAAGTGTTCCGGGCCATGCACACCATCAAAGGCTCCGGTGCCATGTTCGGCTTCACCACCATCTCCAGCTTCACCCACGAAGTTGAAACCGTCTTCGACCTGGTGCGTAACGGTGAGTTGCCCGTCACCAAACAACTCGTTGATCTGTCGCTCAAGGCCCGTGACCATATCCTTGCCCTGCTCGATTGCGACGCTGAAGAACAGGGGCAATACGCCACCCAGGGTGCAAAACTCGTTGCACAGTTCCAGGCTCTTGCCAGAGGCGGTAGCGCACCGTTGTCACCGACACCGCCACCAACCACAGCCACCGCCGGCAATGCCGACAAAAAAGACGAACCCACCACCTACCGTATCCGCTTTCGGCCATCACTCGATATTATGCACAACGGCACCTCCATCGCCCAACTGCTCGATGAACTCGCCGAACTCGGTGACAGCCGCACCATTGCCCACAAAGCAGATATCGTTGATCTTGAAAATCTCAATCCCGAAAACTGCTACGCCTGTTGGGATATCATCCTCACCAGCGTCTGTGGCGAAGACGCCATCCGCGACGTGTTCATCTTCGTCGAAGACGACTGTGAATTAACCATCAAGCGCATTGATCTCGGCAGCGATGACGATGATATGGAAAAAAAGCGTCTCGGCGACATCCTTGTCGAACGCGGCGAGATCAGCCAAGCCGAAATCGACGACGTCCTCGCCCACAACAAACGCATTGGCGACCTGCTCGTCGAAGCCAAGCTCGTCAGTCGCGACCAAGTTGATTCCGCCCTACTCGAACAGCAAGAAGTTCGCAAACTCAAAGAAAAGAAAAAAGAAAAAACCCAAACAGCCAGCAGCCTGCGCGTCCCCGCCGACAAACTCGACGACCTCGTCAACCTCGTCGGCGAAATGGTCACCGTCCAATCGCGCCTCAGCCAAGTCGCCAACCAGCGCCACGACGCCGATTTGCTCTCCATCGCCGAAGAAGTCGAACGCCTCACCGAAGACTTACGCGACAGCACCCTCAACATCCGCATGCTGCCCATCGGCAGCACCTTCAGCAAATTCAAACGCCTCGTGCGCGACATCAGCGCCGACCTCGGCAAAGAAGTCGAACTCAAAACCACCGGCGCCGACACCGAACTCGACAAAACCGTCATCGAGCAACTCGGCGACCCCCTCGTCCACATCATCCGCAACAGCATGGACCACGGCATCGAGATGCCCGACGACCGCGTCGCCGCCGGCAAGTCCCGCACCGGCCAGGTCCACTTAAGCGCCGAACACTCCGGCGACAGCGTCATCATCAACATCAGCGACGACGGCAAAGGCATGGATCCCGAAGTGATCCGCCAAAAAGCCATCAGCAAAGGCGTTATCGGCGCCGACGAACAACTCAGCCACACCGACCTGCTCAACCTCATCTTCGCCCCCGGCTTCTCCACCGCCCAGAAAGTCACCGACCTGTCCGGGCGCGGCGTTGGCATGGACGTCGTCAAACGCGCCATCGAATCATTACGCGGCAGCATCACCCTCGACAGCCAAAAAGGTCAGGGCAGCACCGTCAGCCTGCGCATCCCCCTGACCCTCGCCATCATCGAAAGCCTGCTCGTCCAGATCGGTGACGGCCGCTACGTACTGCCGCTGTCCGCCGTTGAAGAATGCATCGAACTCACCGCCAAAGACATCCAAGACGCCCATGGCCGCAACCTCGCCAAAGTTCGTGGTCACCTGGTGCCCTACGTACCCTTACGCGAAGAATTTGCCATCGACGGCAAGCGACCCGCCGTGCAGCAGATCGTCATCACCCAGATCAACGCCCAGCAGCTCGGTTTCGTCGTCGACAACGTTATTGGCGAACACCAGACCGTTATCAAATCGCTTGGTCCCATGTATCGCGATGTGCAGTGCGTTTCCGGTGCCACCATCCTTGGTGACGGCAGTGTTGCGTTGATCCTCGACATCGTTTACCTGATGCAGAAGGCCAGCGAAGACGGTCGCGTCAGTCACCTATAA
- a CDS encoding STAS domain-containing protein, translated as MFELESKTIQNSDGATYQLLIVSGDLGIATIRQFKDDLLSVLQDHNHVILDMAAVTDIDYSVLQLLCSANKYAQKHSKHFQLKDQSTEALIDRAQSLGFFRDQACNDAEDPEKCLWIPENLT; from the coding sequence ATGTTTGAGCTGGAAAGCAAAACCATTCAAAACAGTGACGGCGCAACCTACCAACTGCTGATCGTCAGCGGTGATTTGGGTATCGCCACCATCCGTCAGTTCAAAGACGATCTACTCAGCGTCCTGCAGGACCATAACCACGTCATCCTCGACATGGCCGCCGTCACCGACATCGACTACAGCGTGTTGCAGCTGTTGTGCAGCGCCAACAAATACGCACAAAAACACAGCAAACACTTCCAGCTCAAAGACCAAAGCACCGAAGCCTTAATCGATCGCGCTCAATCCTTGGGCTTTTTCCGCGATCAGGCCTGCAACGATGCTGAAGATCCGGAAAAATGCCTATGGATCCCGGAAAACCTGACCTGA
- a CDS encoding response regulator: MAKTVLAVDDSKSILQMVSFTLKGAGYQVVEAGNGQEALVAAQKHKVDLVLTDLNMPVMDGLTLVQKLRATPAYKFTPILMLTTEAGADFKAKGKAAGLTGWLVKPFDPQKLLGVVKKVLG; this comes from the coding sequence ATGGCAAAAACAGTTTTAGCGGTCGATGATTCAAAATCCATCCTGCAGATGGTGTCCTTCACACTCAAAGGCGCAGGATATCAAGTGGTCGAAGCCGGCAACGGCCAGGAAGCACTGGTCGCCGCCCAGAAGCACAAAGTTGACCTGGTGCTCACCGACCTCAATATGCCGGTCATGGACGGCCTCACCCTGGTGCAGAAACTGCGCGCCACGCCCGCCTACAAATTTACCCCGATCCTCATGCTCACCACCGAAGCCGGTGCCGACTTCAAAGCCAAAGGCAAAGCCGCCGGACTCACCGGCTGGCTGGTCAAACCCTTTGATCCGCAGAAACTACTCGGCGTCGTAAAAAAAGTGCTCGGTTAA
- a CDS encoding methyl-accepting chemotaxis protein has product MKKTVRNIISAVLVVNAGLVAVAVVADLGWLGPLLVVASMLSALTGCWVAVVMKKEAPAAQEASSNVIAAAQELFVSLETEISGQCCNAQSENTQVQDILSDAITKLIASFSELEEKTVEQKELALTLTRGRDNDRTATSFKALFENIETVMQRLLDATIENNSQTNQLVASMDETQEQFQKVLGMLGEVRKIADQTNLLAINAAVEAARAGNAGKGFAVVAEEVRNLSIRSNRFSEQIDTSVQAISTALGHVGTSIRELSDHSSQLVTEERDHISTTMDQAQQFNQMVEKSAGQISSIAEDVSQLVRQAVTSLQFQDMSTQVIGTVSRRLTAMDQLMHSVSRQSQQLPTTENADLAEQGRVLEMVLKSSARLVRESHHNPVSQKNMDEGDIELF; this is encoded by the coding sequence ATGAAAAAAACAGTACGAAATATTATCAGCGCTGTGTTGGTTGTCAATGCTGGTTTAGTCGCAGTTGCCGTGGTGGCGGATCTTGGCTGGCTGGGCCCGCTACTTGTGGTCGCATCGATGCTGTCCGCATTAACGGGATGTTGGGTTGCCGTGGTCATGAAGAAAGAAGCGCCAGCGGCACAAGAAGCCTCCAGTAATGTGATCGCCGCAGCACAGGAGCTGTTCGTCAGCCTGGAAACGGAAATCTCCGGCCAGTGTTGCAATGCTCAAAGTGAAAATACACAGGTACAGGATATTCTTTCCGATGCCATAACCAAACTGATTGCCAGCTTCAGTGAACTTGAGGAAAAAACCGTCGAACAAAAAGAGCTGGCATTGACATTAACCCGTGGCCGGGACAATGACAGAACGGCGACCTCCTTCAAAGCTCTGTTTGAAAACATTGAAACTGTGATGCAGCGCCTGTTGGATGCCACCATTGAAAATAACAGTCAGACAAATCAGCTTGTTGCATCCATGGATGAAACTCAGGAGCAGTTCCAAAAAGTTCTCGGCATGCTCGGCGAGGTGCGCAAAATTGCCGATCAGACCAATTTGCTTGCTATTAATGCCGCCGTTGAAGCGGCCCGTGCCGGAAACGCCGGCAAAGGGTTCGCCGTAGTCGCCGAAGAGGTGCGTAATCTGTCCATTCGCTCCAATCGATTCAGTGAGCAGATTGATACCTCGGTTCAGGCAATTTCCACTGCTTTGGGACATGTCGGCACATCCATTCGGGAGCTCTCTGATCACTCGAGCCAGCTGGTGACAGAAGAACGTGACCACATCAGCACCACGATGGATCAGGCACAACAATTCAATCAAATGGTTGAAAAAAGCGCCGGTCAGATTTCGTCCATTGCCGAGGATGTGTCCCAGCTTGTGCGTCAAGCGGTGACATCGTTGCAGTTTCAGGATATGTCCACTCAGGTGATTGGAACAGTTAGCCGACGCCTGACAGCCATGGACCAATTGATGCACAGTGTCTCCCGGCAATCACAGCAACTGCCCACCACTGAAAACGCTGATCTTGCTGAACAGGGCCGGGTTTTGGAAATGGTCCTGAAAAGCTCAGCGCGATTGGTTCGTGAAAGCCACCACAATCCAGTATCGCAGAAGAACATGGACGAAGGTGACATCGAGCTGTTTTGA
- a CDS encoding sigma-54 dependent transcriptional regulator, with product MMPYPEHPILLVDDEEPWLHSFALTLRQRGGINNVLKCADSREVLPLLRNQLVETVVIDLTMPHISGEELLEQISHEFPEIPVIVITGMNQLDVAVSCMKAGAFDFFIKTAERERLIAGVKRAIEFNSLKQENQRLRSKMLATRSQHAAFDEIITNDPAMFKLVDYLEAVSPSRHPVLIRGESGTGKELIARAVHQLSRPQQPLVAVNVAGLDDDMFTDTLFGHVAGAFTGASSKRSGMVEQAANGTLFLDEIGDLSLHSQVKLLRLVQEREFLPVGSDKVKQSQARIVCATNVDLEQKMSDGMFRADLYYRLSTHQVVVPPLRERRADLPLLVNYFVDQASADLAKPRPTVKKELIDLLRCYPFPGNVRELQAMIYDVLSRYHSGVLPLNGFREKILSTPTAGVPELAEEMTFPEHLPSLQEMSRLLVEEAMRRAQGNQRTAAALLGISQQALSKRLKKMSLS from the coding sequence ATGATGCCCTACCCTGAGCATCCGATTCTGTTGGTCGATGACGAGGAGCCGTGGCTGCATAGCTTTGCCCTGACCTTGCGCCAGCGTGGCGGCATCAATAATGTTCTTAAGTGTGCCGATAGCCGTGAGGTCCTGCCCCTGCTGAGAAACCAACTGGTGGAAACCGTGGTGATCGATCTGACCATGCCCCACATCAGTGGCGAAGAGCTTCTTGAGCAGATCAGTCATGAGTTTCCGGAAATCCCCGTTATTGTCATTACCGGCATGAATCAACTTGACGTTGCCGTAAGTTGCATGAAAGCCGGAGCGTTTGATTTTTTCATCAAAACGGCAGAACGGGAACGGCTAATTGCTGGAGTGAAACGCGCCATTGAATTCAACAGCCTTAAACAGGAAAACCAGCGTCTGCGCAGCAAGATGCTTGCGACACGCTCACAGCATGCGGCATTTGATGAGATCATCACCAATGATCCGGCCATGTTTAAGCTGGTTGATTATCTTGAAGCGGTATCTCCCAGCCGTCATCCTGTTCTTATTCGTGGTGAAAGTGGTACCGGTAAAGAGCTGATCGCTCGCGCTGTTCACCAGCTCAGCCGCCCGCAGCAGCCTCTGGTCGCGGTCAATGTTGCTGGATTGGATGACGACATGTTCACGGACACCCTGTTTGGCCATGTCGCCGGTGCTTTTACCGGGGCCAGCAGCAAGCGTTCCGGGATGGTGGAGCAAGCCGCCAACGGGACACTTTTTCTTGATGAGATCGGTGATTTAAGTTTGCACTCCCAGGTGAAACTGTTGCGTCTTGTTCAGGAACGCGAATTCCTTCCTGTTGGTAGTGACAAGGTAAAGCAGTCTCAGGCACGCATCGTCTGTGCCACCAATGTTGACCTGGAGCAGAAGATGAGCGATGGAATGTTCCGGGCTGATCTCTATTACCGCTTATCCACCCATCAGGTTGTTGTCCCGCCGTTGAGAGAGCGACGTGCTGACCTTCCTTTGCTGGTAAATTACTTTGTTGATCAGGCGTCAGCGGATCTAGCCAAACCGCGACCCACAGTCAAAAAAGAGTTGATTGATCTGTTGCGTTGCTATCCTTTCCCCGGCAATGTGCGTGAATTGCAGGCCATGATTTACGACGTGTTGAGCCGCTATCACTCCGGGGTTCTGCCGCTAAACGGCTTTCGAGAAAAGATTTTATCAACACCTACCGCAGGGGTCCCGGAACTGGCTGAGGAGATGACCTTTCCCGAACATCTTCCCAGCTTGCAGGAGATGTCCCGGTTGCTGGTGGAAGAAGCGATGCGTCGTGCTCAGGGCAATCAGCGTACTGCGGCGGCCTTACTGGGCATTTCCCAGCAGGCGTTGAGCAAACGTCTGAAAAAAATGTCCCTGTCCTAG
- a CDS encoding CoA pyrophosphatase: MDHLIAALQRHQYAALEDQHQKGRASVALILRHGDQGIEMLLIQRAKHPQDPWSGNLGFPGGRIDPGDATAYDAAVRETHEEVGLHLAQQDYVVRLDDHHGVRIPVCVSCFVFSIADNAGELEKNYEVSNAFWVPLRTLQDPDKHHLATVSWHGKSIAVPGIDLGDELPVLWGLTYRFIRHFFTVIGEPLSDCPQGPRHDALP, from the coding sequence GTGGACCATCTTATCGCCGCACTACAACGGCACCAGTATGCAGCCCTTGAAGATCAGCATCAGAAAGGCCGCGCCTCGGTGGCTTTGATTTTGCGCCATGGTGATCAAGGGATTGAGATGTTGCTGATCCAACGCGCCAAACATCCGCAGGACCCCTGGTCCGGGAATCTCGGATTTCCCGGTGGTCGCATTGATCCCGGTGATGCCACAGCCTATGATGCTGCAGTCCGGGAAACCCACGAGGAGGTGGGATTACATCTGGCGCAACAGGATTATGTTGTGCGATTAGATGACCATCACGGTGTGCGTATCCCGGTGTGTGTCAGCTGTTTTGTGTTCTCAATTGCCGACAACGCCGGGGAGCTGGAAAAAAACTACGAAGTCTCCAACGCGTTCTGGGTGCCGTTACGCACGCTTCAGGACCCCGATAAACACCATCTGGCGACGGTGTCATGGCACGGCAAGTCCATTGCCGTACCGGGAATCGATCTTGGCGATGAGTTGCCGGTTCTCTGGGGGCTGACCTACCGCTTTATCCGTCATTTCTTTACCGTTATCGGTGAGCCGTTAAGCGACTGCCCACAAGGACCACGCCATGATGCCCTACCCTGA